In a single window of the Danio rerio strain Tuebingen ecotype United States chromosome 20, GRCz12tu, whole genome shotgun sequence genome:
- the LOC101883110 gene encoding rho-associated protein kinase 1-like isoform X3 yields MEFMPGGDLVTLTSNYDIPEEWAQFYTAEVVLALDAIHSLGFIHRDIKPDNMLLDRNGHFKLADFGTCTKMDSTGMVSCDAAVGTPDYISPEVLMSQGGTGYYGRECDWWSVGVFIYELLVGDTPFYSKSLVGTFGKIMDNKNSLTFPDDIEMSKDAKDLICAFLSSR; encoded by the exons ATGGAGTTCATGCCAGGTGGAGATCTGGTGACTCTGACCAGCAACTATGACATCCCAGAGGAATGGGCTCAATTCTATACGGCAGAAGTGGTGCTGGCACTCGACGCCATCCATTCTCTGGGCTTCATCCACAGAGACATCAAACCAGACAACATGCTGCTGGACCGCAATGGACACTTCAAACTCGCAGACTTTGGCACATGTACGAAGATGGACTCG ACTGGTATGGTAAGCTGTGACGCTGCTGTTGGGACACCTGATTACATTTCTCCAGAGGTTTTAATGTCTCAAGGAGGGACTGGTTATTACGGTCGCGAGTGTGACTGGTGGTCTGTTGGTGTTTTCATTTATGAGCTTCTAGTGG GCGACACTCCATTTTATTCCAAGTCTCTGGTGGGAACATTTGGAAAGATCATGGATAACAAGAACAGCTTAACTTTCCCAGATGATATTGAAATGTCAAAGGATGCCAAAGACCTCATCTGTGCCTTTCTGAGTAGCAGATGA
- the LOC101883110 gene encoding rho-associated protein kinase 2-like isoform X2 has protein sequence MSKYYFLTLTVLLSLFSQIQSGVLHQGKCRQVLENDEFRVICLHVNFKQLPSKVFPGNTTDLRVRLSNLSSISSDDLKIFSHLSHLSLTRNQLQTTPADLLLCCAFQDEKYLYLVMEFMPGGDLVTLTSNYDIPEEWAQFYTAEVVLALDAIHSLGFIHRDIKPDNMLLDRNGHFKLADFGTCTKMDSTGMVSCDAAVGTPDYISPEVLMSQGGTGYYGRECDWWSVGVFIYELLVGDTPFYSKSLVGTFGKIMDNKNSLTFPDDIEMSKDAKDLICAFLSSR, from the exons ATgagcaaatattattttctaactCTTACAGTTCTGCTCAGCCTTTTTTCTCAGATACAGAGTGGCGTTTTACATCAAGGAAAATGCAGACAAGTCCTTGAAAATGATGAGTTCAGAGTCATTTGTCTTCATGTTAACTTTAAACAGCTACCCAGTAAAGTTTTTCCAGGAAACACCACAGACCTTCGTGTTCGTTTGAGCAATTTGAGCTCCATATCATCTGATGACCTGAAGATTTTCTCCCATCTGAGCCATCTCAGTCTGACCAGAAACCAACTGCAAACAACACCTGCGGATCTGCTC CTGTGCTGTGCATTCCAAGATGAAAAGTACCTTTATTTGGTGATGGAGTTCATGCCAGGTGGAGATCTGGTGACTCTGACCAGCAACTATGACATCCCAGAGGAATGGGCTCAATTCTATACGGCAGAAGTGGTGCTGGCACTCGACGCCATCCATTCTCTGGGCTTCATCCACAGAGACATCAAACCAGACAACATGCTGCTGGACCGCAATGGACACTTCAAACTCGCAGACTTTGGCACATGTACGAAGATGGACTCG ACTGGTATGGTAAGCTGTGACGCTGCTGTTGGGACACCTGATTACATTTCTCCAGAGGTTTTAATGTCTCAAGGAGGGACTGGTTATTACGGTCGCGAGTGTGACTGGTGGTCTGTTGGTGTTTTCATTTATGAGCTTCTAGTGG GCGACACTCCATTTTATTCCAAGTCTCTGGTGGGAACATTTGGAAAGATCATGGATAACAAGAACAGCTTAACTTTCCCAGATGATATTGAAATGTCAAAGGATGCCAAAGACCTCATCTGTGCCTTTCTGAGTAGCAGATGA
- the LOC101883110 gene encoding rho-associated protein kinase 2-like isoform X1, which translates to MSKYYFLTLTVLLSLFSQIQSGVLHQGKCRQVLENDEFRVICLHVNFKQLPSKVFPGNTTDLRVRLSNLSSISSDDLKIFSHLSHLSLTRNQLQTTPADLLVSLSNLYSMCLTLQLCCAFQDEKYLYLVMEFMPGGDLVTLTSNYDIPEEWAQFYTAEVVLALDAIHSLGFIHRDIKPDNMLLDRNGHFKLADFGTCTKMDSTGMVSCDAAVGTPDYISPEVLMSQGGTGYYGRECDWWSVGVFIYELLVGDTPFYSKSLVGTFGKIMDNKNSLTFPDDIEMSKDAKDLICAFLSSR; encoded by the exons ATgagcaaatattattttctaactCTTACAGTTCTGCTCAGCCTTTTTTCTCAGATACAGAGTGGCGTTTTACATCAAGGAAAATGCAGACAAGTCCTTGAAAATGATGAGTTCAGAGTCATTTGTCTTCATGTTAACTTTAAACAGCTACCCAGTAAAGTTTTTCCAGGAAACACCACAGACCTTCGTGTTCGTTTGAGCAATTTGAGCTCCATATCATCTGATGACCTGAAGATTTTCTCCCATCTGAGCCATCTCAGTCTGACCAGAAACCAACTGCAAACAACACCTGCGGATCTGCTCGTGAGCCTGTCTAATCTTTACAGTATGTGCTTGACCTTACAG CTGTGCTGTGCATTCCAAGATGAAAAGTACCTTTATTTGGTGATGGAGTTCATGCCAGGTGGAGATCTGGTGACTCTGACCAGCAACTATGACATCCCAGAGGAATGGGCTCAATTCTATACGGCAGAAGTGGTGCTGGCACTCGACGCCATCCATTCTCTGGGCTTCATCCACAGAGACATCAAACCAGACAACATGCTGCTGGACCGCAATGGACACTTCAAACTCGCAGACTTTGGCACATGTACGAAGATGGACTCG ACTGGTATGGTAAGCTGTGACGCTGCTGTTGGGACACCTGATTACATTTCTCCAGAGGTTTTAATGTCTCAAGGAGGGACTGGTTATTACGGTCGCGAGTGTGACTGGTGGTCTGTTGGTGTTTTCATTTATGAGCTTCTAGTGG GCGACACTCCATTTTATTCCAAGTCTCTGGTGGGAACATTTGGAAAGATCATGGATAACAAGAACAGCTTAACTTTCCCAGATGATATTGAAATGTCAAAGGATGCCAAAGACCTCATCTGTGCCTTTCTGAGTAGCAGATGA
- the LOC101883110 gene encoding rho-associated protein kinase 2-like isoform X4, with protein sequence MSTAKEMLLLANSTEEQKKWVSRLLKRVPRKPSTHYPFPSAVASPRSVFTQTFTPSSRQSALYTTAALQQEQLTLVKAG encoded by the exons ATGTCCACAGCGAAAGAGATGCTGCTGCTGGCAAACTCCACAGAGGAGCAGAAGAAGTGGGTCAGTCGGCTGCTCAAGAGGGTTCCGCGTAAACCCTCCACCCACTACCCTTTCCCCTCAGCCGTCGCCTCGCCTCGCTCAGTCTTCACCCAGACTTTCACACCGAGCAGCCGTCAAAGTGCACTCTACACGACAGCAGCCCTCCAGCAAGAACAG CTAACCTTGGTGAAGGCCGGATAG